From the Desulfosarcina sp. BuS5 genome, one window contains:
- a CDS encoding LptA/OstA family protein, translated as MDIFFCKGRLYKFLFFLFFIYVIDVSFFAIVSSAAADGAESDKIQITADNLNINNAENYAEFIGTVKAVHKDMTIDSDRLKIYYDKGPENSGPSAQGEESIKKIIAEGNVTIVSEGRIANAEKADYMTKTGVLILTGKDARITNGKNSITGGKIIFNRSLGNVKVVADPQKRVKAIFFANKKSSEFNILKSSKDDLNKAVVKDGSTKEPESDITATATQVAVADVVQDEVGEEPAFDESGEPDAEQATTIEVTEESDKVEVEGLADGDDASTMVAALTVPDHGIKIVPKLGAIGDPVLVSEEIEIGNLKNKIGIIFIDQKEKFGVSNYNTLLNDYLMKLSIKEFDDIIFLKLNQDTYSSANNNFSGNEVSQFDSQFDSQFDNSSGLLKIGREMGLNAIVIATISDISTENETRGMLWFRDNYNVLSINVIVDGYDTETGAKIFSENLTSKFDVDEANFKRFASEKTIDNALLTKQLKGIAKESVARIGDILTAQCWTGFFKSMNKDNIIISSGRTTGLKLGNVLEVYDTKTIKGYQGKSFFLPDNKIGLIQVTEIGPETSQAVLVAGTTIGDGCLLKPRQPVR; from the coding sequence GTGGATATATTTTTTTGCAAAGGCAGGCTTTATAAGTTTCTTTTTTTCTTGTTTTTTATTTATGTTATAGATGTTTCTTTTTTTGCCATTGTATCTTCGGCCGCTGCTGATGGAGCTGAATCCGACAAGATTCAGATTACCGCTGATAACCTTAATATCAATAATGCGGAAAATTATGCTGAATTTATTGGTACCGTAAAGGCTGTGCACAAGGATATGACTATCGATTCCGACAGGTTAAAGATTTACTATGACAAAGGACCTGAAAATAGCGGGCCTTCCGCACAAGGTGAGGAATCTATAAAAAAAATTATCGCTGAAGGTAACGTTACAATCGTGTCTGAAGGTAGAATCGCCAATGCTGAAAAAGCAGACTACATGACCAAAACCGGAGTGCTGATATTAACCGGCAAGGATGCAAGGATCACTAATGGAAAGAATTCTATTACCGGCGGCAAGATAATTTTTAATAGATCCTTAGGCAATGTCAAAGTTGTCGCTGATCCTCAAAAACGTGTGAAAGCCATATTTTTTGCCAATAAGAAATCATCTGAATTTAATATATTGAAAAGCAGTAAGGATGATTTAAACAAGGCGGTTGTAAAAGATGGTTCCACAAAGGAACCGGAGAGTGATATTACTGCAACTGCAACACAGGTTGCTGTTGCTGATGTTGTACAGGATGAGGTTGGGGAAGAGCCGGCTTTTGATGAGTCCGGGGAACCGGATGCGGAGCAGGCAACGACGATCGAGGTGACTGAGGAATCTGATAAAGTAGAAGTTGAAGGTTTAGCAGATGGGGATGATGCTTCTACTATGGTAGCGGCTTTAACAGTTCCTGATCACGGGATAAAGATAGTCCCAAAATTAGGGGCCATTGGAGATCCGGTTTTAGTGTCTGAAGAGATCGAGATAGGAAATTTAAAGAATAAAATAGGCATTATTTTTATTGATCAAAAAGAGAAGTTCGGAGTCAGTAATTATAATACTCTTTTAAATGATTATCTCATGAAATTATCTATTAAAGAATTTGATGACATAATTTTTTTAAAACTGAACCAAGATACTTATTCATCGGCCAACAACAATTTTTCCGGAAATGAGGTCAGCCAATTTGATAGCCAATTTGATAGCCAATTTGATAATAGCAGTGGCTTGTTAAAAATAGGCAGAGAGATGGGGCTTAATGCAATTGTCATAGCTACTATATCTGATATATCTACGGAAAATGAGACAAGAGGCATGCTTTGGTTTCGAGATAACTATAATGTTTTAAGTATCAATGTAATTGTTGATGGTTATGATACTGAAACCGGCGCAAAAATCTTTTCCGAAAATTTGACGAGTAAATTTGATGTTGATGAAGCTAATTTTAAAAGGTTTGCTTCTGAAAAAACAATTGATAACGCCCTTTTAACAAAACAGTTAAAAGGGATTGCCAAAGAGTCTGTCGCCAGGATAGGTGATATATTAACAGCTCAGTGCTGGACAGGTTTTTTTAAATCAATGAATAAAGATAATATTATAATATCATCCGGCCGGACCACAGGTCTTAAACTCGGCAATGTATTGGAAGTTTATGACACAAAAACAATTAAAGGTTATCAAGGCAAAAGTTTTTTCTTGCCTGACAATAAAATAGGACTAATACAGGTTACCGAAATAGGACCTGAAACCTCCCAAGCTGTTCTGGTGGCAGGCACAACAATAGGGGATGGTTGCCTTTTAAAACCCAGGCAACCGGTTAGATAG
- the tatA gene encoding twin-arginine translocase TatA/TatE family subunit — MFGGISIWELSIILVIVLIIFGAGKLPEIGSGIGKAIKNFKSASSEADNKSSEPIEDNNKV, encoded by the coding sequence ATGTTCGGTGGAATCAGTATTTGGGAGCTTTCCATTATTCTTGTTATTGTTCTGATTATTTTTGGAGCCGGCAAGCTTCCTGAAATAGGTTCAGGAATCGGAAAAGCTATAAAAAATTTCAAAAGCGCCTCATCAGAGGCGGACAACAAGTCTTCAGAACCAATTGAAGATAATAACAAGGTTTGA
- a CDS encoding P-II family nitrogen regulator yields MRFKLIITTVKTDLTDSVIDAAKKAGATGATCITARGTGIHEAKTFFGLTLETQTNLIIFLLEEHLVEAVMKAIYEAGHFEKPGTGIAFVLPVDQVAGLESQMEHFKKEEVL; encoded by the coding sequence ATGCGCTTTAAGTTAATCATTACAACAGTGAAAACCGATTTGACCGACAGCGTCATAGATGCGGCAAAAAAGGCAGGGGCCACTGGTGCTACGTGCATTACAGCGCGCGGCACAGGCATTCATGAGGCAAAGACATTTTTTGGCTTAACTCTCGAAACACAAACAAATTTGATCATATTCCTGTTGGAGGAACACCTCGTGGAAGCGGTTATGAAAGCAATCTACGAAGCCGGGCACTTTGAAAAACCCGGCACCGGTATTGCTTTCGTTTTGCCGGTGGACCAAGTGGCCGGCCTGGAGAGCCAGATGGAGCATTTTAAGAAGGAAGAGGTTCTATAA